In Juglans microcarpa x Juglans regia isolate MS1-56 chromosome 7D, Jm3101_v1.0, whole genome shotgun sequence, the following are encoded in one genomic region:
- the LOC121239035 gene encoding villin-1 isoform X3, with product MSLLSKDIDSAFVGAGSKAGLEIWCIENLRLVRVPKSSHGKFYAGNAYVVLNTILRKNGPPQHDVHYWLGNDTKEVDLAMASDKALELDASLGSCTVQYKELQGLETEKFLSYFKPCIIPLEGAYSSQEAHLNGDTYKVSLLTCKGDRVVHIKEVPFSRSSLNHDDVFILDTASKVFLFSGCNSTIQERAKGLEVVQYIQENKHGGKCEVATIEDGKFVGDSDVGEFWSLFGGFAPIPRDSPSSFQKQSDTPSVKLSWITIQGKLCQTGTDSLHKKMLETDKCYLLDCGAEVFVWMGRHSSISERKISISAAEGFLRDQNRSTGTHLTFLTEGLESSIFRSYFDDWPQKVEPKLYEEGRGKVAAIFKQQGYDVKELPEEDCEPFINCRGTLKVWRVNGDELSLLPVPEQTKLFSGDCYIVQFTYAGNDRDENLFFAWLGCSSVMEDRKATISHMNAIADSTKGDPVLVQVVGDNEPVQFFSIMQKLIIFKGGMSKGYKKFIAENGLTDETYGENKTALFRVQGTSPHNMQAIQLDPVSSSLNSSYGYILQTETFIFTWIGNLSSTQDHDLLDRMLELIDPTWQPTSVREGSEPDIFWNALGGKAEYPREKEMKGYTEDPHLFVVNVSEDEFKVKEIYNFSQDDLTTEDVLVLDCHREIYVWIGCHSNIISKQQALTLGLKFLEMDILVEGLSLETPIFIVTEGHEPPFFTHFFEWDSSKANMRGNSFERKLALLKGKPQNLEVSRRNSWKAYSRETTPDSSRSQSVSSNGQGRSVSPASRVSGSNSMSSSNHLFSRPAPIARKLFSGSSLHGSPAAEQRSPSQSASYIQVDGSGDCVSFSIYPYERLNVMSNDPVADINVTKREAYLSDEEFQGKFGMTKRAFYELPKWRQNKLKMSLNLF from the exons ATGTCTCTTCTCAGTAAAGACATCGACTCAGCATTCGTGGGTGCAGGATCAAAGGC GGGTTTAGAGATCTGGTGTATTGAGAACCTTCGGCTGGTTCGCGTCCCAAAATCTTCTCATGGAAAGTTTTATGCTGGAAATGCATATGTAGTTTTGAAT ACAATTTTGCGCAAAAACGGCCCTCCTCAGCATGACGTGCATTATTGGCTGGGAAATGATACAAAGGAG GTGGACTTAGCAATGGCATCTGACAAGGCACTCGAATTGGATGCTTCTCTTGGGTCCTGCACTGTCCAATATAAGGAGCTTCAAGGCCTGGAAACGGAAAAGTTTTTGTCATACTTCAAACCTTGTATTATACCTCTTGAAGGAGCATACTCTTCGCAAGAAGCGCACTTAAATGGTGATACATACAAAGTTAGCTTGTTAACTTGCAAGGGAGACCGTGTTGTTCACATTAAAGAA GTGCCTTTTTCTAGGTCATCTTTGAACCATGATGATGTATTCATTCTTGACACTGCATCAAAAGTTTTCCTCTTCAGCGGGTGCAACTCTACCATACAAGAAAGGGCTAAAGGTTTGGAGGTTGTTCAGTATATCCAAGAGAATAAGCATGGCGGAAAATGTGAGGTGGCGACTATAG AGGATGGAAAGTTTGTCGGTGATTCTGATGTGGGTGAATTCTGGAGTTTATTTGGTGGTTTTGCTCCCATTCCTCGGGATTCTCCTTCTTCTTTCCAGAAACAGTCTGATACTCCTTCTGTGAAACTATCATG GATAACCATACAGGGCAAACTATGTCAAACTGGAACAGATTCATTGCATAAGAAAATGCTTGAGACGGACAAGTGCTACTTGTTGGACTGTGGTGCTGAGGTTTTTGTTTGGATGGGAAGACACAGTTCGATTTCAGAACGGAAGATATCAATCTCAGCAGCAGAG GGTTTCCTCAGAGATCAGAACAGGTCAACTGGGACCCATTTAACCTTTCTAACTGAAGGATTAGAAAGTTCCATATTTAGGTCATACTTTGATGATTGGCCTCAAAAAGTGGAACCCAAGCTATATGAAGAAGGTCGAGGGAAAGTAGCAG cAATATTCAAGCAACAGGGTTATGATGTGAAAGAACTTCCTGAAGAAGACTGCGAGCCTTTTATAAATTGCAGAGGCACCCTAAAA gtttggAGGGTAAATGGTGATGAGTTATCCCTTCTTCCAGTTCCAGAACAGACAAAACTCTTCAGTGGAGATTGCTATATAGTGCAGTTTACATATGCTGGAAACGATAGGGATGAGAATCTGTTTTTTGCATGGCTTGGTTGCAGCAGTGTAATG GAAGATAGAAAGGCCACCATCTCCCATATGAATGCAATTGCTGATTCAACCAAGGGGGATCCAGTTTTG GTTCAAGTGGTTGGAGATAATGAGCCAGTTCAATTTTTCTCGATTATGCAGAAATTGATCATTTTCAAG GGAGGGATGAGTAAAGGATACAAGAAATTTATCGCAGAGAATGGTTTGACAGATGAAACTTATGGTGAAAACAAAACAGCTCTTTTCCGAGTTCAAGGGACAAGTCCACACAATATGCAAGCCATCCAACTTGATCCA GTTTCAAGCTCGCTGAACTCATCCTATGGTTACATTCTGCAAACTGAAACATTTATCTTCACTTGGATTGGGAATCTCTCTTCGACCCAAGACCATGATCTCCTTGACAGAATGCTGGAGCTGATAGAT CCGACATGGCAACCCACTTCTGTGAGGGAAGGGAGTGAACCTGATATTTTCTGGAATGCACTTGGTGGGAAGGCAGAGTATCCAAGGGAAAAAGAGATGAAAGGATACACAGAAGATCCACATCTATTTGTGGTGAACGTCAGTGAAG ATGAATTCAAG GTGAAAGAGATATACAATTTTTCACAGGATGATTTAACTACTGAAGACGTATTAGTGCTGGACTGTCACAGAGAAATATATGTCTGGATAGGATGCCActcaaatattatatcaaagcAACAAGCTCTTACTCTTGGTCTG AAATTTCTTGAGATGGACATTCTCGTTGAAGGGCTATCTCTGGAGACCCCTATCTTTATTGTCACAGAAGGGCATGAGCCACCGTTTTTCACTCACTTCTTCGAATGGGATTCCTCAAAGGCAAAT ATGCGTGGGAACTCATTTGAGCGGAAGCTTGCTCTTCTGAAGGGAAAACCACAGAATTTAGAA GTATCTAGAAGAAACTCATGGAAGGCATACTCCAGGGAGACTACACCAGATAGTTCGAGAAGCCAGTCCGTGAGTTCCAATGGAcagggaagaagtgtatctcCTGCATCAAGGGTTTCAGGCTCAAATTCGATGTCTTCAAGCAATCATCTGTTTTCTAGACCAGCCCCAATTGCCCGGAAGCTCTTTTCAGGATCTTCTCTTCATG GTTCTCCAGCAGCAGAGCAAAGGTCACCTTCTCAGAGTGCGAGTTACATCCAAGTTGATGGAAGTGGGGATTGTGTAAGTTTCTCGATATATCCATATGAACGGTTGAACGTGATGTCTAATGACCCGGTAGCAGACATAAATGTGACCAAAAGAGAG GCATATTTATCAGACGAAGAGTTTCAAGGCAAATTTGGAATGACAAAAAGAGCTTTCTACGAGCTTCCTAAATGGAGACAAAACAAGCTCAAGATGTCTCTTAATCTATTTTAG
- the LOC121239035 gene encoding villin-1 isoform X2 produces the protein MSLLSKDIDSAFVGAGSKAGLEIWCIENLRLVRVPKSSHGKFYAGNAYVVLNTILRKNGPPQHDVHYWLGNDTKEVDLAMASDKALELDASLGSCTVQYKELQGLETEKFLSYFKPCIIPLEGAYSSQEAHLNGDTYKVSLLTCKGDRVVHIKEVPFSRSSLNHDDVFILDTASKVFLFSGCNSTIQERAKGLEVVQYIQENKHGGKCEVATIEDGKFVGDSDVGEFWSLFGGFAPIPRDSPSSFQKQSDTPSVKLSWITIQGKLCQTGTDSLHKKMLETDKCYLLDCGAEVFVWMGRHSSISERKISISAAEGFLRDQNRSTGTHLTFLTEGLESSIFRSYFDDWPQKVEPKLYEEGRGKVAAIFKQQGYDVKELPEEDCEPFINCRGTLKVWRVNGDELSLLPVPEQTKLFSGDCYIVQFTYAGNDRDENLFFAWLGCSSVMEDRKATISHMNAIADSTKGDPVLVQVVGDNEPVQFFSIMQKLIIFKGGMSKGYKKFIAENGLTDETYGENKTALFRVQGTSPHNMQAIQLDPLLQVSSSLNSSYGYILQTETFIFTWIGNLSSTQDHDLLDRMLELIDPTWQPTSVREGSEPDIFWNALGGKAEYPREKEMKGYTEDPHLFVVNVSEDEFKVKEIYNFSQDDLTTEDVLVLDCHREIYVWIGCHSNIISKQQALTLGLFLEMDILVEGLSLETPIFIVTEGHEPPFFTHFFEWDSSKANMRGNSFERKLALLKGKPQNLEVSRRNSWKAYSRETTPDSSRSQSVSSNGQGRSVSPASRVSGSNSMSSSNHLFSRPAPIARKLFSGSSLHGSPAAEQRSPSQSASYIQVDGSGDCVSFSIYPYERLNVMSNDPVADINVTKREAYLSDEEFQGKFGMTKRAFYELPKWRQNKLKMSLNLF, from the exons ATGTCTCTTCTCAGTAAAGACATCGACTCAGCATTCGTGGGTGCAGGATCAAAGGC GGGTTTAGAGATCTGGTGTATTGAGAACCTTCGGCTGGTTCGCGTCCCAAAATCTTCTCATGGAAAGTTTTATGCTGGAAATGCATATGTAGTTTTGAAT ACAATTTTGCGCAAAAACGGCCCTCCTCAGCATGACGTGCATTATTGGCTGGGAAATGATACAAAGGAG GTGGACTTAGCAATGGCATCTGACAAGGCACTCGAATTGGATGCTTCTCTTGGGTCCTGCACTGTCCAATATAAGGAGCTTCAAGGCCTGGAAACGGAAAAGTTTTTGTCATACTTCAAACCTTGTATTATACCTCTTGAAGGAGCATACTCTTCGCAAGAAGCGCACTTAAATGGTGATACATACAAAGTTAGCTTGTTAACTTGCAAGGGAGACCGTGTTGTTCACATTAAAGAA GTGCCTTTTTCTAGGTCATCTTTGAACCATGATGATGTATTCATTCTTGACACTGCATCAAAAGTTTTCCTCTTCAGCGGGTGCAACTCTACCATACAAGAAAGGGCTAAAGGTTTGGAGGTTGTTCAGTATATCCAAGAGAATAAGCATGGCGGAAAATGTGAGGTGGCGACTATAG AGGATGGAAAGTTTGTCGGTGATTCTGATGTGGGTGAATTCTGGAGTTTATTTGGTGGTTTTGCTCCCATTCCTCGGGATTCTCCTTCTTCTTTCCAGAAACAGTCTGATACTCCTTCTGTGAAACTATCATG GATAACCATACAGGGCAAACTATGTCAAACTGGAACAGATTCATTGCATAAGAAAATGCTTGAGACGGACAAGTGCTACTTGTTGGACTGTGGTGCTGAGGTTTTTGTTTGGATGGGAAGACACAGTTCGATTTCAGAACGGAAGATATCAATCTCAGCAGCAGAG GGTTTCCTCAGAGATCAGAACAGGTCAACTGGGACCCATTTAACCTTTCTAACTGAAGGATTAGAAAGTTCCATATTTAGGTCATACTTTGATGATTGGCCTCAAAAAGTGGAACCCAAGCTATATGAAGAAGGTCGAGGGAAAGTAGCAG cAATATTCAAGCAACAGGGTTATGATGTGAAAGAACTTCCTGAAGAAGACTGCGAGCCTTTTATAAATTGCAGAGGCACCCTAAAA gtttggAGGGTAAATGGTGATGAGTTATCCCTTCTTCCAGTTCCAGAACAGACAAAACTCTTCAGTGGAGATTGCTATATAGTGCAGTTTACATATGCTGGAAACGATAGGGATGAGAATCTGTTTTTTGCATGGCTTGGTTGCAGCAGTGTAATG GAAGATAGAAAGGCCACCATCTCCCATATGAATGCAATTGCTGATTCAACCAAGGGGGATCCAGTTTTG GTTCAAGTGGTTGGAGATAATGAGCCAGTTCAATTTTTCTCGATTATGCAGAAATTGATCATTTTCAAG GGAGGGATGAGTAAAGGATACAAGAAATTTATCGCAGAGAATGGTTTGACAGATGAAACTTATGGTGAAAACAAAACAGCTCTTTTCCGAGTTCAAGGGACAAGTCCACACAATATGCAAGCCATCCAACTTGATCCA CTGTTGCAGGTTTCAAGCTCGCTGAACTCATCCTATGGTTACATTCTGCAAACTGAAACATTTATCTTCACTTGGATTGGGAATCTCTCTTCGACCCAAGACCATGATCTCCTTGACAGAATGCTGGAGCTGATAGAT CCGACATGGCAACCCACTTCTGTGAGGGAAGGGAGTGAACCTGATATTTTCTGGAATGCACTTGGTGGGAAGGCAGAGTATCCAAGGGAAAAAGAGATGAAAGGATACACAGAAGATCCACATCTATTTGTGGTGAACGTCAGTGAAG ATGAATTCAAG GTGAAAGAGATATACAATTTTTCACAGGATGATTTAACTACTGAAGACGTATTAGTGCTGGACTGTCACAGAGAAATATATGTCTGGATAGGATGCCActcaaatattatatcaaagcAACAAGCTCTTACTCTTGGTCTG TTTCTTGAGATGGACATTCTCGTTGAAGGGCTATCTCTGGAGACCCCTATCTTTATTGTCACAGAAGGGCATGAGCCACCGTTTTTCACTCACTTCTTCGAATGGGATTCCTCAAAGGCAAAT ATGCGTGGGAACTCATTTGAGCGGAAGCTTGCTCTTCTGAAGGGAAAACCACAGAATTTAGAA GTATCTAGAAGAAACTCATGGAAGGCATACTCCAGGGAGACTACACCAGATAGTTCGAGAAGCCAGTCCGTGAGTTCCAATGGAcagggaagaagtgtatctcCTGCATCAAGGGTTTCAGGCTCAAATTCGATGTCTTCAAGCAATCATCTGTTTTCTAGACCAGCCCCAATTGCCCGGAAGCTCTTTTCAGGATCTTCTCTTCATG GTTCTCCAGCAGCAGAGCAAAGGTCACCTTCTCAGAGTGCGAGTTACATCCAAGTTGATGGAAGTGGGGATTGTGTAAGTTTCTCGATATATCCATATGAACGGTTGAACGTGATGTCTAATGACCCGGTAGCAGACATAAATGTGACCAAAAGAGAG GCATATTTATCAGACGAAGAGTTTCAAGGCAAATTTGGAATGACAAAAAGAGCTTTCTACGAGCTTCCTAAATGGAGACAAAACAAGCTCAAGATGTCTCTTAATCTATTTTAG
- the LOC121239036 gene encoding non-specific phospholipase C1-like, with amino-acid sequence MASRRAPIALFFFLYLIVSSQSVDFKPHKEKHKIDGPIKTLVVLVMENRSFDHVLGWLKSTRPEIDGLTGEESNRILVSDPDSPEVFVSDDALFVDSDPGHSFQAIREQIFGSDDSSKPPLMNGFVQQAENMSESMPRTVMSGFKPAVLPVYTELANEFAVFDRWFASVPASTQPNRFYVHSATSHGAMSNVRKDLIHGFPQRTIFDSLDENGLTFGIYYQNIPATLFFKSLRKLKHATNFHSYSLKFKLDAKLGKLPNYVVLEQRYFDVDLMPANDDHPSHDVAIGQRFVKEVYETLRASPQWNEMALLITYDEHGGFYDHVPTPVSGVPNPDGIIGPDPYYFRFDRLGVRVPTILVSPWVEKGTVIHEPDGPKHHSQYEHSSIAATVKKLFNLESNFLTKRDAWAGTFEDYFDILDSPRDDCPETLPEVKISLRPRGPKEDASLSEFQVELIQLASQLNGDYVLNTYPDIGKSMTVGEANRYAEESVKRFLEAGKAALKAGANESAIVTMRPSLTSRVMLRDHGLYVGSH; translated from the exons ATGGCTTCCCGGCGAGCACCCATCGCCTTGTTTTTCTTCCTCTACCTCATAGTCTCTTCCCAATCTGTGGACTTCAAGCCGCACAAAGAGAAGCACAAAATCGACGGACCCATCAAGACCTTAGTCGTCCTGGTCATGGAAAACCGCTCCTTTGACCACGTTCTAGGATGGCTCAAATCGACCAGGCCCGAGATCGATGGCCTGACAGGCGAAGAATCAAACCGGATTCTAGTCTCCGACCCGGACTCCCCGGAAGTCTTCGTCTCAGATGACGCCCTGTTCGTGGACTCGGATCCGGGTCATTCGTTTCAGGCGATCCGTGAGCAGATATTCGGGTCAGACGATAGCTCGAAGCCGCCGTTGATGAACGGGTTCGTTCAGCAGGCGGAGAACATGAGTGAAAGCATGCCGAGAACCGTCATGAGTGGGTTCAAACCGGCCGTGCTACCGGTTTACACCGAGTTGGCGAACGAGTTCGCAGTGTTCGACCGGTGGTTCGCCTCGGTCCCAGCGTCGACTCAGCCGAACCGGTTCTACGTCCACTCGGCGACTTCACACGGCGCCATGAGTAACGTACGGAAGGACCTTATCCACGGGTTCCCCCAGCGGACGATCTTCGATTCTCTGGACGAAAACGGCCTTACCTTCGGTATTTATTACCAAAACATCCCCGCTACTCTCTTCTTCAAAAGCTTGAGGAAGCTGAAGCACGCGACGAATTTCCATAGCTATTCCTTGAAGTTTAAGCTCGATGCTAAGCTGGGTAAGCTTCCCAACTATGTGGTGTTGGAACAGAGGTACTTTGACGTGGATTTGATGCCGGCCAACGACGACCACCCGTCTCACGACGTGGCGATCGGGCAGAGGTTCGTGAAGGAGGTGTACGAGACTCTGAGGGCTAGCCCGCAGTGGAACGAGATGGCTTTGTTGATAACTTACGATGAGCATGGAGGGTTCTATGACCACGTGCCTACACCTGTATCTGGTGTGCCTAACCCTGACGGGATAATTGGGCCTGACCCCTATTACTTCCGTTTCGACCGGTTGGGTGTTCGGGTCCCCACCATTCTGGTCTCACCATGGGTCGAGAAGGGCACCg TGATTCATGAGCCAGATGGACCAAAACATCATTCACAATACGAGCATTCTTCTATTGCCGCAACTGTAAAGAAGCTTTTCAATTTGGAATCAAACTTCCTGACCAAAAGGGATGCATGGGCGGGTACTTTTGAGGATTACTTTGACATTCTTGATTCTCCCCGTGATGATTGTCCAG AAACCCTTCCTGAGGTTAAGATATCCCTGAGGCCACGGGGACCGAAAGAAGATGCTAGCCTCTCAGAATTTCAAGTTGAACTGATCCAGCTCGCATCCCAGCTCAATGGTGACTATGTCCTGAATACATACCCAGATATCGGCAAAAGCATGACAGTGGGTGAAGCCAACCGGTATGCAGAGGAGTCAGTCAAGAGGTTCTTGGAAGCGGGAAAGGCTGCTCTTAAAGCTGGAGCCAACGAGTCTGCAATTGTTACAATGAGACCTTCCCTGACTAGCCGAGTTATGCTTAGAGACCATGGTCTCTACGTAGGGAGCCACTGA
- the LOC121239035 gene encoding villin-1 isoform X1 — translation MSLLSKDIDSAFVGAGSKAGLEIWCIENLRLVRVPKSSHGKFYAGNAYVVLNTILRKNGPPQHDVHYWLGNDTKEVDLAMASDKALELDASLGSCTVQYKELQGLETEKFLSYFKPCIIPLEGAYSSQEAHLNGDTYKVSLLTCKGDRVVHIKEVPFSRSSLNHDDVFILDTASKVFLFSGCNSTIQERAKGLEVVQYIQENKHGGKCEVATIEDGKFVGDSDVGEFWSLFGGFAPIPRDSPSSFQKQSDTPSVKLSWITIQGKLCQTGTDSLHKKMLETDKCYLLDCGAEVFVWMGRHSSISERKISISAAEGFLRDQNRSTGTHLTFLTEGLESSIFRSYFDDWPQKVEPKLYEEGRGKVAAIFKQQGYDVKELPEEDCEPFINCRGTLKVWRVNGDELSLLPVPEQTKLFSGDCYIVQFTYAGNDRDENLFFAWLGCSSVMEDRKATISHMNAIADSTKGDPVLVQVVGDNEPVQFFSIMQKLIIFKGGMSKGYKKFIAENGLTDETYGENKTALFRVQGTSPHNMQAIQLDPLLQVSSSLNSSYGYILQTETFIFTWIGNLSSTQDHDLLDRMLELIDPTWQPTSVREGSEPDIFWNALGGKAEYPREKEMKGYTEDPHLFVVNVSEDEFKVKEIYNFSQDDLTTEDVLVLDCHREIYVWIGCHSNIISKQQALTLGLKFLEMDILVEGLSLETPIFIVTEGHEPPFFTHFFEWDSSKANMRGNSFERKLALLKGKPQNLEVSRRNSWKAYSRETTPDSSRSQSVSSNGQGRSVSPASRVSGSNSMSSSNHLFSRPAPIARKLFSGSSLHGSPAAEQRSPSQSASYIQVDGSGDCVSFSIYPYERLNVMSNDPVADINVTKREAYLSDEEFQGKFGMTKRAFYELPKWRQNKLKMSLNLF, via the exons ATGTCTCTTCTCAGTAAAGACATCGACTCAGCATTCGTGGGTGCAGGATCAAAGGC GGGTTTAGAGATCTGGTGTATTGAGAACCTTCGGCTGGTTCGCGTCCCAAAATCTTCTCATGGAAAGTTTTATGCTGGAAATGCATATGTAGTTTTGAAT ACAATTTTGCGCAAAAACGGCCCTCCTCAGCATGACGTGCATTATTGGCTGGGAAATGATACAAAGGAG GTGGACTTAGCAATGGCATCTGACAAGGCACTCGAATTGGATGCTTCTCTTGGGTCCTGCACTGTCCAATATAAGGAGCTTCAAGGCCTGGAAACGGAAAAGTTTTTGTCATACTTCAAACCTTGTATTATACCTCTTGAAGGAGCATACTCTTCGCAAGAAGCGCACTTAAATGGTGATACATACAAAGTTAGCTTGTTAACTTGCAAGGGAGACCGTGTTGTTCACATTAAAGAA GTGCCTTTTTCTAGGTCATCTTTGAACCATGATGATGTATTCATTCTTGACACTGCATCAAAAGTTTTCCTCTTCAGCGGGTGCAACTCTACCATACAAGAAAGGGCTAAAGGTTTGGAGGTTGTTCAGTATATCCAAGAGAATAAGCATGGCGGAAAATGTGAGGTGGCGACTATAG AGGATGGAAAGTTTGTCGGTGATTCTGATGTGGGTGAATTCTGGAGTTTATTTGGTGGTTTTGCTCCCATTCCTCGGGATTCTCCTTCTTCTTTCCAGAAACAGTCTGATACTCCTTCTGTGAAACTATCATG GATAACCATACAGGGCAAACTATGTCAAACTGGAACAGATTCATTGCATAAGAAAATGCTTGAGACGGACAAGTGCTACTTGTTGGACTGTGGTGCTGAGGTTTTTGTTTGGATGGGAAGACACAGTTCGATTTCAGAACGGAAGATATCAATCTCAGCAGCAGAG GGTTTCCTCAGAGATCAGAACAGGTCAACTGGGACCCATTTAACCTTTCTAACTGAAGGATTAGAAAGTTCCATATTTAGGTCATACTTTGATGATTGGCCTCAAAAAGTGGAACCCAAGCTATATGAAGAAGGTCGAGGGAAAGTAGCAG cAATATTCAAGCAACAGGGTTATGATGTGAAAGAACTTCCTGAAGAAGACTGCGAGCCTTTTATAAATTGCAGAGGCACCCTAAAA gtttggAGGGTAAATGGTGATGAGTTATCCCTTCTTCCAGTTCCAGAACAGACAAAACTCTTCAGTGGAGATTGCTATATAGTGCAGTTTACATATGCTGGAAACGATAGGGATGAGAATCTGTTTTTTGCATGGCTTGGTTGCAGCAGTGTAATG GAAGATAGAAAGGCCACCATCTCCCATATGAATGCAATTGCTGATTCAACCAAGGGGGATCCAGTTTTG GTTCAAGTGGTTGGAGATAATGAGCCAGTTCAATTTTTCTCGATTATGCAGAAATTGATCATTTTCAAG GGAGGGATGAGTAAAGGATACAAGAAATTTATCGCAGAGAATGGTTTGACAGATGAAACTTATGGTGAAAACAAAACAGCTCTTTTCCGAGTTCAAGGGACAAGTCCACACAATATGCAAGCCATCCAACTTGATCCA CTGTTGCAGGTTTCAAGCTCGCTGAACTCATCCTATGGTTACATTCTGCAAACTGAAACATTTATCTTCACTTGGATTGGGAATCTCTCTTCGACCCAAGACCATGATCTCCTTGACAGAATGCTGGAGCTGATAGAT CCGACATGGCAACCCACTTCTGTGAGGGAAGGGAGTGAACCTGATATTTTCTGGAATGCACTTGGTGGGAAGGCAGAGTATCCAAGGGAAAAAGAGATGAAAGGATACACAGAAGATCCACATCTATTTGTGGTGAACGTCAGTGAAG ATGAATTCAAG GTGAAAGAGATATACAATTTTTCACAGGATGATTTAACTACTGAAGACGTATTAGTGCTGGACTGTCACAGAGAAATATATGTCTGGATAGGATGCCActcaaatattatatcaaagcAACAAGCTCTTACTCTTGGTCTG AAATTTCTTGAGATGGACATTCTCGTTGAAGGGCTATCTCTGGAGACCCCTATCTTTATTGTCACAGAAGGGCATGAGCCACCGTTTTTCACTCACTTCTTCGAATGGGATTCCTCAAAGGCAAAT ATGCGTGGGAACTCATTTGAGCGGAAGCTTGCTCTTCTGAAGGGAAAACCACAGAATTTAGAA GTATCTAGAAGAAACTCATGGAAGGCATACTCCAGGGAGACTACACCAGATAGTTCGAGAAGCCAGTCCGTGAGTTCCAATGGAcagggaagaagtgtatctcCTGCATCAAGGGTTTCAGGCTCAAATTCGATGTCTTCAAGCAATCATCTGTTTTCTAGACCAGCCCCAATTGCCCGGAAGCTCTTTTCAGGATCTTCTCTTCATG GTTCTCCAGCAGCAGAGCAAAGGTCACCTTCTCAGAGTGCGAGTTACATCCAAGTTGATGGAAGTGGGGATTGTGTAAGTTTCTCGATATATCCATATGAACGGTTGAACGTGATGTCTAATGACCCGGTAGCAGACATAAATGTGACCAAAAGAGAG GCATATTTATCAGACGAAGAGTTTCAAGGCAAATTTGGAATGACAAAAAGAGCTTTCTACGAGCTTCCTAAATGGAGACAAAACAAGCTCAAGATGTCTCTTAATCTATTTTAG